One part of the Solanum dulcamara chromosome 3, daSolDulc1.2, whole genome shotgun sequence genome encodes these proteins:
- the LOC129883042 gene encoding uncharacterized protein LOC129883042, with protein sequence MGGVPSTPRFGGGSRPHEAAEYLIGAFICEKSFPLASDYWQKLLELPLNLHWSPDRVQQACLLFAQNNCYTRHLAKILIHLSWCLQECVSTSDASSSAYVKALNAVYVSSVFLKHLIENAKTDNFEDLYMFLNESEEIPSKVPKEQSIEHLVVNSVLNFLGKVDVSSDTYLLHYELLNFMLVALSTQLLSGPSLGVDDIHPFFDAAMSQPTSLVNLAIRKLLLNYITWPRFPLKASSYYIFSEGYQPGVLQRVGSVAANLVLLPLNFFASSSNEASRSPLADNSLNILLILVHYRKSLGVDNFKDKIDYSGPDSLPKEESFFENPYCKALENARDIEYDRVDVEGNAPGGPVVRLPFASLFDTLGMCLADETSALLLYSLVHGNSDFLEYVLVRTDLDTLLMPLLETLYNAPRRTSNQIYMVLIILLILSQDSSFNASIHKLVLPSVPWYQERVLHQTSLGSLMVIILTRTVKYNLSKLRDVYLHTNCLATLANMAPHVHRLSGYASQRLVSLFDMLARKYNKLAEMKNDKMHVPNGESKEGNNLQEDMAAELHIYTDFLRIVLEILNAILTYSLPRNPEVVYAIMHRQEVFQPFKSHPRFNELLDNIFMVLDFFNSRMDAQKMDGEWSVEKVLQVIIVNCRSWRVDGLKMFTQLRFTYEQESHPEEFFIPYVWQLVLSRSGLNFSPSSINLFPADLPLQDNVGEEAEKPQKGDMKGNELKIEVPV encoded by the exons ATGGGGGGAGTACCGTCAACGCCGAGATTCGGAGGTGGTTCGAGGCCTCATGAAGCGGCGGAGTATCTAATTGGAGCATTTATCTGTGAGAAATCGTTTCCTCTTGCTTCTGATTACTGGCAGAAGCTTCTAGAGCTTCCTCTTAATCTCCATTGGTCGCCGGATCGTGTTCAGCAAGCCTGCCTACTCTTTG CTCAGAACAACTGTTACACAAGGCATCTTGCCAAAATTTTAATTCACCTGTCCTGGTGCTTGCAAGAGTGTGTTTCTACGTCCGATGCTTCTTCATCAGCTTATGTGAAAGCCCTCAATGCAGTGTACGTCTCATCTGTTTTTCTGAAGCACCTCATTGAGAATGCCAAAACTGACAACTTTGAAGATCTATACATGTTTCTGAATGAAAGTGAGGAAATTCCAAGTAAAGTCCCTAAAG AACAGAGTATTGAGCATCTTGTTGTGAATAGTGTGCTTAATTTTCTTGGCAAAGTAGATGTAAG CTCTGATACATATCTTCTACACTATGAGTTGCTTAATTTCATGCTTGTTGCGTTATCAACTCAGCTTCTTTCTGGGCCATCACTTGGAGTCGATGATATTCATCCTTTCTTTGATGCAGCGATGTCTCAG CCAACTTCTTTGGTCAATCTGGCTATTCGTAAGCTGCTTCTTAACTACATCACATGGCCACGTTTCCCTCTGAAGGCTTCATCATATTACATATTTTCTGAAGGATATCAGCCTGGAGTTTTACAGAGAGTTGGCTCTGTTGCGG CAAATCTCGTGCTACTGCCGTTGAATTTCTTCGCAAGTTCAAGTAATGAAGCTTCCAGAAGCCCATTGGCAGACAACAGTCTTAATATTTTACTCATCCTTGTTCATTACCGCAAGAGTCTTGGTGTGGACAATTTCAAAGATAAAATTGACTACAGCGGTCCAGATTCGCTGCCAAAGGAAGAATCCTTCTTTGAGAATCCTTACTGCAAGGCCCTTGAGAATGCTCGGGATATTGAAT ATGATCGTGTTGATGTCGAGGGGAATGCACCTGGTGGTCCAGTTGTGAGATTACCCTTTGCTTCTCTTTTCGATACCCTTGGAAT GTGCTTGGCTGATGAGACTTCTGCACTTCTGCTTTATTCACTAGTTCATGGGAATTCAGATTTTCTTGAGTATGTGTTGGTGCGGACTGATCTGGATACACTG TTGATGCCTTTGCTCGAAACACTGTATAATGCACCTAGGAGGACATCCAATCAAATATATATGGTGCTGATTATCCTTCTTATACTTAGCCAAGATTCCTCATTCAATGCCAGCATTCACAAACTG GTCCTTCCCAGTGTTCCATGGTACCAAGAGCGTGTTCTTCATCAGACCTCTCTTGGTTCTCTTATGGTCATAATTTTGACAAGGACGGTGAAATACAACCTATCTAAGTTGCGG GATGTTTACCTTCATACAAATTGCCTTGCAACTTTAGCTAATATGGCACCTCATGTCCATCGCCTAAGTGGTTATGCATCACAACGTTTAGTAAGCCTATTTGACATGCTTGCACGCAA GTACAACAAATTGGCAGAGATGAAAAATGATAAGATGCATGTGCCCAATGGTGAATCAAAGGAAGGAAATAATCTCCAAGAAGACATG GCAGCGGAGCTGCATATTTATACGGACTTCTTAAGAATTGTTCTTGAGATATTAAATGCAATTCTGACCTATTCCTTGCCGCGGAATCCTGAG GTTGTTTATGCAATTATGCACAGGCAGGAAGTCTTTCAGCCATTCAAAAGTCATCCACGATTCAATGAGCTTCTTGACAACATATTTATG GTTTTGGACTTCTTCAACAGTCGCATGGATGCCCAAAAGATGGACGGGGAATGGTCTGTAGAGAAAGTACTGCAAGTGATTATTGTTAATTGCCGATCTTGGAGGGTTGACGGACTAAAG ATGTTTACCCAATTGCGTTTCACATATGAACAAGAGAGTCATCCTGAAGAGTTCTTCATTCCATATGTGTGGCAGCTGGTGTTGTCTCGGAG TGGTCTCAACTTTTCTCCTAGCAGCATAAATCTTTTCCCGGCTGACCTTCCTCTCCAA GATAATGTAGGCGAGGAGGCTGAAAAGCCTCAGAAAGGTGACATGAAAGGAAATGAGCTAAAGATAGAGGTACCAGTTTGA
- the LOC129883043 gene encoding early light-induced protein 1, chloroplastic-like, translating into MTTTSFAMQSMILGSPVMSSFSQSKNVLNQFVPSCYLPRLHRSSPLRVKCMSEKGEKLEQSSTPLTDSDATVPKSIPAPPAKPKVSTNFMDVFSFSGPAPERINGRLAMIGFVAAMGVELANGADLSAQLSSGGFSWFLGSSALLTLASLIPLFQGVTAESKSGGIMSADAEIWNGRFAMLGLVALAFTEYVKGAALFQV; encoded by the exons ATGACAACTACTTCATTTGCCATGCAATCCATGATTTTGGGAAGCCCAGTTATGTCAAGTTTTTCACAAAGTAAAAATGTCTTGAATCAGTTTGTTCCTAGTTGTTACTTGCCACGCCTTCACAGGAGCTCGCCTCTTCGTGTTAAGTGTATGTCTGAG AAGGGTGAGAAATTAGAGCAATCTTCAACCCCTTTGACTGATTCTGATGCTACAGTACCCAAGTCAATACCTGCTCCTCCTGCAAAG CCAAAGGTAAGCACCAATTTCATGGACGTATTCTCATTCAGTGGTCCAGCACCTGAGAGGATCAACGGTAGGCTAGCGATGATTGGATTTGTAGCAGCTATGGGTGTGGAGTTAGCCAACGGTGCAGATTTATCTGCACAATTATCAAGCGGTGGATTTTCATGGTTCCTGGGATCAAGTGCTTTGCTAACTTTGGCTTCACTAATCCCATTGTTCCAAGGAGTTACTGCTGAGTCTAAATCTGGTGGGATAATGAGTGCTGATGCTGAGATTTGGAATGGAAGATTTGCTATGTTGGGATTAGTTGCTTTAGCTTTTACTGAATATGTTAAAGGAGCTGCCCTCTTCCAAGTCTGA